Proteins encoded within one genomic window of Parolsenella massiliensis:
- a CDS encoding glutamate synthase subunit beta has translation MGKPGAFLEHGRQAHGLRDVAERTGDFNELYELLSPEQQQVQASRCMMCGVAFCQTGISFGHARPSGCPLHNLIPEWNDLVYRGQWETAAERLALTSPMPEFTSRVCPALCEAACNLGRADEPETIHDNERAISDWQWAHGGPARFAPAGSDVPSVAVVGSGPAGLVCAWELARRGARVTVVERHDRAGGLLMYGIPNMKLDKSVVERRVALMAELGIEFRLGVDASDASVATSLAEEFDAVVVAAGACTPRGLGAAGFEEGLASGGVAYAVDYLTSATRSVLDGGTPAIDAAGKDVVVIGGGDTGNDCLGTAVRQGARSVRQFEFLACPPEQRAAGDAWPQWPNVKKTDYGQEEAIELMGGEMREWGIDTLEVLRGADGAVKGLRVVDLDWSHGKPERVVGSEREVPAQLVLIACGFTGPERSVVEAFGAKLAEKGRPLPVMATPASHRTAASVTGKPVFVAGDARNGSTLVVTAMADALACAGEVAETLGL, from the coding sequence ATGGGCAAGCCAGGAGCGTTTCTCGAGCACGGCAGGCAGGCCCATGGGCTTCGTGACGTGGCCGAGCGCACGGGCGACTTCAACGAGCTCTACGAGCTGCTCAGTCCCGAGCAGCAGCAGGTGCAGGCGAGCCGCTGCATGATGTGCGGCGTGGCGTTCTGCCAGACGGGCATCTCGTTTGGGCACGCCCGTCCGAGCGGCTGCCCGTTGCACAACCTTATCCCCGAGTGGAACGACCTCGTCTATCGCGGCCAGTGGGAGACGGCCGCCGAGCGCCTGGCGCTCACCTCTCCCATGCCCGAGTTCACGAGTCGCGTGTGCCCGGCCCTGTGCGAGGCGGCCTGCAACCTGGGCCGCGCCGACGAGCCCGAGACGATCCACGACAACGAGCGCGCCATCTCCGACTGGCAGTGGGCCCATGGCGGCCCCGCACGCTTTGCGCCGGCCGGCTCGGATGTCCCGAGCGTGGCCGTGGTGGGCTCTGGCCCCGCTGGCCTCGTGTGCGCCTGGGAGCTCGCGCGCAGGGGAGCCCGCGTCACGGTGGTGGAGCGCCACGACCGCGCCGGCGGCCTGCTGATGTATGGCATCCCCAACATGAAGCTCGACAAGTCCGTGGTGGAGCGCCGCGTGGCGCTCATGGCCGAGCTCGGCATCGAGTTTCGCCTGGGCGTGGACGCGAGTGACGCGTCCGTTGCTACCTCGCTTGCCGAGGAGTTCGACGCCGTGGTGGTCGCTGCCGGCGCCTGCACGCCGCGCGGCCTTGGCGCGGCCGGCTTTGAGGAGGGGCTCGCGAGCGGCGGCGTGGCCTACGCCGTGGACTACCTCACGAGCGCCACGCGCTCCGTGCTGGACGGCGGCACGCCCGCGATCGACGCGGCCGGCAAGGACGTCGTGGTCATTGGCGGAGGCGACACGGGCAACGACTGCCTGGGTACCGCCGTGCGCCAGGGTGCCCGCAGCGTGCGGCAGTTCGAGTTCCTCGCGTGCCCGCCCGAGCAGCGTGCGGCAGGCGACGCCTGGCCGCAGTGGCCCAACGTCAAGAAGACCGACTATGGCCAGGAGGAGGCCATCGAGCTCATGGGCGGCGAGATGCGCGAGTGGGGCATCGACACGCTCGAGGTGCTGCGCGGGGCCGATGGTGCCGTGAAGGGGCTCCGCGTGGTTGACCTTGACTGGAGCCACGGCAAGCCGGAGCGCGTGGTAGGCTCCGAGCGAGAGGTGCCCGCGCAGCTCGTGCTCATCGCATGTGGCTTCACGGGACCGGAGCGCTCCGTGGTTGAGGCCTTTGGCGCCAAGCTTGCCGAGAAGGGCCGCCCGCTGCCTGTCATGGCCACGCCCGCCTCGCACCGCACGGCCGCAAGCGTGACTGGCAAGCCCGTGTTTGTTGCTGGCGACGCACGCAACGGCTCCACGCTCGTGGTGACGGCCATGGCAGATGCGCTTGCCTGTGCCGGCGAGGTGGCCGAGACGCTGGGGCTGTAG
- a CDS encoding hydrogenase maturation nickel metallochaperone HypA, with protein sequence MHELGIVFYIIDDAKKAATDNGLTSVHRVTLELGEVSGVVPELLGNAWKWACAREPMMEGCELDVEDIAAVTHCEACGADYGTVEHGRTCPVCGSDQTYLLRGREVMIKQIEAY encoded by the coding sequence GTGCACGAGCTGGGAATCGTGTTCTACATCATCGACGACGCCAAGAAGGCCGCCACTGACAACGGCCTCACCTCCGTGCACCGCGTGACGCTCGAGCTGGGCGAGGTCTCCGGCGTGGTGCCCGAGCTTCTCGGCAACGCGTGGAAGTGGGCCTGCGCGCGCGAGCCCATGATGGAGGGGTGCGAGCTTGACGTCGAGGACATCGCCGCCGTGACGCACTGCGAGGCGTGCGGCGCAGACTACGGCACCGTGGAGCACGGGCGTACCTGCCCCGTCTGCGGCAGCGACCAGACATACCTGTTGCGTGGCCGCGAGGTCATGATCAAGCAGATCGAGGCGTACTAA
- a CDS encoding 5-methyltetrahydropteroyltriglutamate--homocysteine S-methyltransferase, producing MSYKHNAPFRYDVVGSFLRPDVLKQARADHAAGLIDDAQLKVVEDEAIRDLVAKQKAAGLHVITDGEFRRSYWHLDFMWGLQGIERRTARQGYLFHDEETTADTAVVTGKISGENHPFVEHFKFVKALEEDGQVARQTIPAPIQTYSEVVLDRCDGQVESLRAVYPDDEQLVEDIAAAYRTVIAELYAAGCRSIQFDDCTWGIYCDTDFVAKTGMKAVDIQKVSELGVRANNLTIEGKPDDLVINTHVCRGNYHSTYAFEGGYDPIAPYLFADENVDAFYLEFDTPRAGTFEPLKYVAPGKKVVLGLVTSKQPGLEDEDLLVSRINEAAKYVPLENLYLSPQCGFASCECGNKLTEDEQWAKVALVKRVAEKVWGEA from the coding sequence ATGTCCTACAAGCACAACGCCCCGTTCCGCTATGACGTCGTTGGCAGCTTCCTTCGTCCCGACGTCCTCAAGCAGGCCCGCGCCGACCACGCCGCCGGCCTCATCGACGACGCCCAGCTCAAGGTCGTCGAGGACGAGGCCATCCGAGACCTCGTCGCCAAGCAGAAGGCCGCCGGCCTGCACGTCATCACCGACGGCGAGTTCCGCCGCAGCTACTGGCACCTCGACTTCATGTGGGGGCTGCAGGGCATCGAGCGCCGCACTGCGCGCCAGGGCTACCTGTTCCACGACGAGGAGACCACGGCCGACACCGCCGTCGTCACGGGCAAGATCTCGGGCGAGAACCACCCGTTCGTCGAGCACTTCAAGTTCGTGAAGGCGCTCGAGGAGGACGGCCAGGTTGCCCGCCAGACCATCCCCGCCCCCATCCAGACCTACTCCGAGGTCGTCCTGGACCGTTGCGACGGCCAGGTGGAGAGCCTGCGCGCCGTCTACCCCGATGACGAGCAGCTCGTGGAGGACATCGCCGCCGCCTACCGCACCGTCATCGCCGAGCTCTACGCCGCCGGCTGCCGCTCCATCCAGTTCGACGACTGCACCTGGGGCATCTACTGCGACACGGACTTCGTGGCCAAGACCGGCATGAAGGCCGTCGACATCCAGAAGGTCTCCGAGCTCGGCGTGCGCGCCAACAACCTCACCATCGAGGGCAAGCCCGACGACCTCGTGATCAACACGCACGTCTGCCGCGGCAACTACCACTCCACCTACGCGTTCGAGGGCGGCTACGACCCCATCGCCCCCTACCTGTTCGCCGACGAGAACGTCGATGCCTTCTACCTCGAGTTCGACACACCACGCGCAGGCACCTTCGAGCCGCTCAAGTACGTGGCGCCCGGCAAGAAGGTCGTGCTTGGCCTCGTGACGTCCAAGCAGCCGGGCCTGGAGGACGAGGACCTGCTCGTCTCGCGCATCAACGAGGCGGCCAAGTACGTGCCGCTCGAGAACCTCTACCTCTCCCCGCAGTGCGGCTTTGCCTCCTGCGAGTGCGGCAACAAGCTCACCGAGGACGAGCAGTGGGCCAAGGTGGCCCTCGTCAAGCGCGTGGCCGAGAAGGTCTGGGGCGAGGCATAA
- a CDS encoding FAD-dependent oxidoreductase has product MILNGPGISYTETDIGAEFVPELPENPRPSIVALCEHCTNRLLGRDKLLPYEYWSFAEAATDEQADMLCKLKMRTPYTLEAAVAATGIPAEKLEPMLDEVSYVGLLEYNWENPQHAKQWVLPMLVPGSAEFLNMRWSQLEEHPVFAKFFEQASKGPLSKATPMVPPGGAGIGMHVIPVERAIEHENQSISIEHIKHWLDKYDGKYAASACSCRMSRQRMGQGCGDDFNDWCIAVGDMADYVVETNRGRYITREEALEIFERAEENGFVHQITNIDGEHKIFAICNCNVNVCYALRTSQLFNTPNLSRSAYVAHVDAKSCVACGRCVEVCPAGAAKLGQKLCQKSTGKVPEYPRQELPDAVKWGPEKWSPNYRDDNRIETHESGTAPCKTACPAHIAVQGYLKLASQGRYQEALALIKRENPLPAVCGRICNRRCEDACTRGRVDEAIAIDEVKKFIAQLDLDASTRYIPPQVRPKVEGDFDEKVAIIGAGPAGLSCAFYLAERGYKPVVFERSERPGGMLTYGIPAYKLGKDVIQAEVDVIEAMGAEFRYGVEVGRDVTLDELREQGFKAFYVAIGCQGGRLAGVPGEDAAGVSVAVDFLRGVASAQLTGSEVPPVGKRVVVVGGGNVAIDVARTAARLGAESVDMLCLEARDIMPASNEEVAEAESDGVRLSCGWGPAEVLVQDGRAAGVRFKRCTRVFDENGRFAPEYDETDTIDVAADQVVFSIGQSIEWGSLLAGSAVKLGRGNGAVADPKTYQTDEPDIFVGGDVYTGPKFAIDAIAAGHEAAVSIHRFVQGGTLTIGRNPRAYRELNRDDVDFGSYDDTARQEPVIDHEAEKRAPFSEYVKTFTEEQVRAETSRCLGCGASIVDPNKCIGCGLCTTKCAFDAIHLRRDRPECSTMVKYEKKVPSLLKYAAKRQVKIMLNRKK; this is encoded by the coding sequence ATGATTCTCAACGGCCCTGGCATTTCCTACACCGAGACCGACATCGGCGCCGAGTTCGTGCCCGAGCTGCCCGAAAACCCGCGCCCCTCCATCGTGGCGCTGTGCGAGCACTGCACGAACCGCCTGCTTGGCCGCGACAAGCTTCTGCCCTACGAGTACTGGAGCTTCGCCGAGGCTGCCACCGACGAGCAGGCCGACATGCTCTGCAAGCTCAAGATGCGCACCCCCTACACGCTCGAGGCCGCCGTGGCCGCCACCGGCATCCCCGCCGAGAAGCTCGAGCCCATGCTCGACGAGGTGTCCTACGTGGGCCTTCTCGAGTACAACTGGGAGAACCCCCAGCACGCCAAGCAGTGGGTCCTGCCCATGCTCGTGCCGGGCTCGGCGGAGTTCCTCAACATGCGCTGGAGCCAGCTCGAGGAGCACCCCGTGTTCGCGAAGTTCTTCGAGCAGGCCTCGAAGGGCCCGCTGTCGAAGGCCACGCCCATGGTGCCGCCCGGAGGCGCGGGCATCGGCATGCACGTCATCCCGGTGGAGCGCGCCATCGAGCACGAGAACCAGTCCATCTCCATCGAGCATATCAAGCACTGGCTCGACAAGTACGACGGCAAGTACGCCGCGAGCGCCTGCAGCTGCCGCATGAGCCGCCAGCGCATGGGCCAGGGCTGCGGCGACGACTTCAACGACTGGTGCATCGCCGTGGGCGACATGGCCGACTACGTGGTGGAGACCAACCGCGGCCGCTACATCACGCGCGAGGAGGCCCTCGAGATCTTCGAGCGTGCCGAGGAGAACGGCTTCGTCCACCAGATCACGAACATCGACGGCGAGCACAAGATCTTCGCCATCTGCAACTGCAACGTGAACGTCTGCTATGCCCTGCGCACCTCGCAGCTGTTCAACACGCCCAACCTCTCGCGCTCGGCCTACGTGGCCCACGTCGACGCCAAGAGCTGCGTGGCCTGCGGCCGCTGCGTGGAGGTGTGCCCCGCTGGTGCCGCCAAGCTCGGCCAGAAACTGTGCCAGAAGTCCACGGGCAAGGTCCCCGAGTACCCGCGCCAAGAGCTCCCCGACGCCGTGAAGTGGGGCCCGGAGAAGTGGAGCCCCAACTACCGCGACGACAACCGCATCGAGACGCACGAGAGCGGCACGGCCCCCTGCAAGACGGCCTGCCCCGCCCACATCGCCGTGCAGGGCTACCTCAAGCTCGCGAGCCAGGGCCGCTACCAGGAGGCCCTTGCCCTCATCAAGCGCGAGAACCCGCTGCCGGCCGTCTGCGGTCGCATCTGCAACCGCCGCTGTGAGGACGCCTGCACGCGCGGCCGCGTGGACGAGGCCATCGCCATCGACGAGGTCAAGAAGTTCATCGCCCAGCTCGACCTGGACGCGAGCACGCGCTACATTCCGCCTCAGGTGAGGCCCAAGGTCGAGGGCGACTTTGACGAGAAGGTCGCCATCATCGGCGCCGGCCCCGCCGGCCTGTCGTGCGCCTTCTACCTGGCCGAGCGCGGCTACAAGCCCGTGGTGTTCGAGAGAAGCGAGCGCCCCGGCGGCATGCTCACGTATGGCATCCCGGCCTACAAGCTGGGTAAGGACGTCATCCAGGCCGAGGTGGACGTCATCGAGGCCATGGGCGCCGAGTTCCGCTACGGCGTCGAGGTGGGCCGCGACGTGACGCTCGACGAGCTGCGCGAGCAGGGCTTCAAGGCCTTCTACGTGGCCATCGGCTGCCAGGGCGGCCGCCTTGCGGGCGTGCCGGGCGAGGACGCGGCGGGCGTCTCGGTGGCCGTGGACTTCCTGCGTGGTGTGGCCTCGGCACAGCTCACCGGCTCTGAGGTGCCGCCCGTGGGCAAGCGCGTCGTCGTGGTGGGCGGCGGCAACGTCGCCATTGACGTGGCGCGCACGGCGGCCCGCCTGGGGGCGGAGAGCGTGGACATGCTGTGCCTGGAGGCCCGCGACATTATGCCCGCCTCCAACGAGGAGGTTGCCGAGGCCGAGAGCGACGGCGTGCGCCTCTCGTGCGGCTGGGGCCCGGCCGAGGTGCTCGTGCAGGACGGCCGCGCCGCCGGCGTGCGCTTCAAGCGCTGCACGCGCGTGTTCGACGAGAACGGCCGCTTTGCGCCCGAGTACGACGAGACGGACACCATCGACGTGGCCGCCGACCAGGTGGTCTTCTCCATCGGCCAGAGCATCGAGTGGGGGAGCCTGCTTGCGGGCAGCGCCGTCAAGCTCGGCCGCGGCAACGGGGCTGTGGCAGACCCCAAGACCTACCAGACCGACGAGCCCGACATCTTCGTGGGCGGCGACGTCTACACCGGCCCCAAGTTCGCCATCGACGCCATCGCGGCCGGCCATGAGGCGGCCGTCTCGATCCACCGCTTCGTGCAGGGCGGCACGCTCACGATTGGCCGCAACCCGCGCGCCTATCGCGAGCTCAACCGCGACGACGTGGACTTTGGCTCCTACGACGACACGGCCCGCCAGGAGCCCGTCATCGACCACGAGGCCGAGAAGCGTGCGCCGTTCTCGGAGTACGTGAAGACGTTCACCGAGGAGCAGGTGCGTGCCGAGACGAGCCGCTGCCTGGGCTGCGGCGCCTCCATCGTGGACCCCAACAAGTGCATCGGCTGCGGCCTGTGCACCACCAAGTGCGCGTTCGACGCCATTCACCTGCGCCGCGACCGCCCCGAGTGCTCCACGATGGTCAAGTACGAGAAGAAGGTGCCGAGCCTGCTCAAGTATGCGGCCAAGCGCCAGGTCAAGATCATGCTCAACCGCAAGAAGTAG
- the gltB gene encoding glutamate synthase large subunit — MESHQKKCTQPGLYRPSYEHDACGIGAIASLKGVKSHQTLDDALSVLVNLEHRGGKGLERNTGDGAGVLFQIPHRFLRKEAQKEGQLLPDAGDYGVAMLFFPHSDEAGETDGKADPEAVAAAIRVFEEGCAECGVPLMFWRRVPVDPHDLGDTAKACMPTILQAFLRRPEGVAAGQDFERKLYVCRRTIERAADKNPALANKIFYVCSMSSRTIVYKGMLVATQMRRFFIDLNDAAVETALALVHSRYSTNTTPSWERAHPNRYIIHNGEINTLRGNVSWIRAREPNLYSPVLQHDLERVLPIINREGSDSAILDNVLEFLTMNGRPLDRAVTLMIPEPWDHNPNLSEKRHAYDAYQSMLMEPWDGPAAIAFTDGRILGAALDRNGLRPARYYVTRDDRLILSSEVGTIDVEPENILRTGCLGPGEMLEVDPAQGRVLWNDEIRDKYANEKPYRDWLGDETLDIHDLREPEASELPAESDAGLSLTQRLARHGYHYDDVDEAVRPMATAAKVPLASMGVDAPLAVLSKKNRSFFDYFHQLFAQVTNPPIDALRESLVTSSVLYLGNHGNLLEDCRDTCRLVRLQGPLLTHDAFNRICAIDRVGFRTQVFHATYRRDAGEGALAAALERLDHQIEDAVRAGTNIVVISDRAADGEVPIPSLLALGSVHNHLIRAGVRMLADIVVETGDALCAHDFACLVGYSASGIYPYMAHDCIRELVDRGEIDLPGDEAVANYDRAVTAGITSIMSKMGISTMQGYHSAQIFEIIGLADELVDRYFTSTTTSVGGLSVEGVQREQNERYDAAVALAKSPSPNQLPSLGLTKWRPLGGEEHLIEPRAIYLLQRACTEGDMDLFRKYGEVIHRAGRTVTLRDLLEFDDSGRTPVPLDEVEPVSSIVRRFNTGAMSYGSISKEAHETLAIAMNRLHGRSNTGEGGEDPAREVPLPNGDSRKSAIKQVASGRFGVTSRYLSSAIEVQIKMAQGAKPGEGGHLPGKKVYPWIAEVRQSTPGVGLISPPPHHDIYSIEDLAELIFDLKNANPGARISVKLCALAGVGTIATGVAKGGADKITISGHNGGTGAAPRDSIWHAGIPFEIGLAETQQTLLKNGLRSRVVVETDGKLMDGRDVAIAALLGAEEFGFATMPLVAMGCLMQRDCQQDTCPAGIATQNCKLRGRFTGTPEQVVNFMEFTAAELREIMARLGFRTVDEMVGHPECLRQVKVPGNWKANEVDLSRVLASATNEFGKAIPGAEGRHFLSSMAPDLEIERTLDATLLVPYTAEARKHLEPIRFHADIDNVNRCVGTMLGHEVTAAHPEGLPDESIVVDCTGSGGQSFGAFLPSGVTLNIEGDANDYFGKGLSGGTLTVRPPERANYKFDENIIVGNVAFYGATSGKGFVNGLAGQRFAVRNSGATVVVEGVGNHGCEYMTGGVALVLGEVGLNFAAGMSGGVAYVFDEFGTLASRCNTDMVDLKAPSADELDLIHSLVEEHVARTSSPRGIKMLYRFDAYKGKFVKVIPRDYERVLEAVAEAEGQGMSHEEALQVAFDKITGRN; from the coding sequence ATGGAGTCTCATCAGAAGAAGTGCACCCAGCCCGGCCTGTATCGCCCCAGCTACGAGCATGATGCGTGCGGCATTGGCGCCATTGCCTCGCTCAAGGGCGTCAAGAGCCACCAGACGCTCGACGACGCGCTCTCCGTGCTCGTGAACCTCGAGCACCGCGGCGGCAAGGGCCTGGAGCGCAACACCGGAGACGGCGCGGGCGTGCTGTTCCAGATCCCGCACCGGTTCTTGCGCAAGGAGGCGCAGAAGGAGGGCCAGCTGCTTCCCGACGCCGGCGACTACGGCGTGGCCATGCTGTTCTTCCCCCACAGCGACGAGGCGGGCGAGACGGACGGCAAGGCAGACCCCGAGGCGGTCGCCGCCGCCATCCGCGTGTTCGAGGAGGGCTGCGCCGAGTGCGGCGTGCCACTCATGTTCTGGCGCCGCGTGCCGGTTGACCCGCACGATCTGGGCGACACCGCCAAGGCGTGCATGCCCACCATCCTGCAGGCCTTCCTGCGTCGCCCCGAGGGCGTGGCGGCCGGCCAGGACTTCGAGCGCAAGCTCTACGTGTGCCGCCGCACCATCGAGCGCGCCGCCGACAAGAACCCGGCGCTTGCGAACAAGATCTTCTACGTCTGCTCCATGAGCTCGCGCACCATCGTCTACAAGGGCATGCTCGTGGCCACGCAGATGCGCCGCTTCTTCATCGATCTCAACGACGCGGCCGTCGAGACGGCGCTTGCGCTCGTGCACTCGCGCTACTCCACCAACACCACGCCCTCCTGGGAGCGCGCGCACCCCAACCGCTACATCATCCACAACGGCGAGATCAACACGCTGCGCGGCAACGTCTCCTGGATCCGCGCCCGCGAGCCAAACCTGTACAGCCCCGTGCTGCAGCACGACCTGGAGCGCGTGCTGCCCATCATCAACCGCGAGGGCTCCGACTCCGCCATCCTCGACAACGTGCTCGAGTTCCTCACGATGAACGGACGTCCCCTGGACCGCGCCGTGACGCTCATGATCCCCGAGCCGTGGGACCACAACCCGAATCTCTCCGAGAAGCGCCACGCCTACGACGCCTACCAGTCCATGCTCATGGAGCCCTGGGACGGCCCGGCCGCCATCGCGTTCACCGACGGCCGCATCCTGGGAGCGGCGCTTGACCGTAACGGCCTGCGCCCGGCACGCTACTACGTCACGCGCGACGACCGCCTCATCCTGTCCTCCGAGGTGGGCACCATCGACGTGGAGCCCGAGAACATCCTGCGCACGGGCTGCCTGGGCCCGGGCGAGATGCTCGAGGTTGACCCCGCGCAGGGCCGCGTGCTGTGGAACGACGAGATCCGCGACAAGTACGCCAACGAGAAGCCCTACCGCGACTGGCTCGGCGACGAGACGCTCGACATCCACGACCTGCGCGAGCCCGAGGCCTCCGAGCTGCCCGCCGAGTCCGATGCGGGCCTCTCGCTCACCCAGCGGCTGGCGCGTCACGGCTACCACTACGACGACGTGGACGAGGCCGTGCGTCCCATGGCCACGGCGGCGAAGGTGCCGCTGGCCTCGATGGGCGTCGACGCGCCGCTCGCGGTGCTGTCCAAGAAGAACCGCAGCTTCTTTGACTACTTCCACCAGCTGTTCGCCCAGGTGACGAACCCGCCCATCGACGCGCTGCGCGAGAGCCTCGTCACGAGCTCGGTGCTCTACCTGGGAAACCACGGCAACCTGCTCGAGGACTGCCGCGACACCTGCCGCCTCGTGCGCCTGCAGGGGCCGCTGCTCACCCATGACGCGTTCAACCGTATCTGCGCCATCGACCGCGTGGGCTTCCGCACGCAGGTCTTCCACGCCACCTATCGCCGTGACGCCGGCGAGGGTGCGCTGGCCGCGGCGCTCGAGCGCCTCGACCACCAGATCGAGGACGCCGTGCGCGCTGGCACCAACATCGTGGTCATCTCGGACCGCGCGGCCGACGGAGAGGTGCCCATCCCGAGCCTGCTCGCCCTGGGAAGCGTCCACAACCACCTCATCCGCGCCGGCGTGCGCATGCTCGCCGACATCGTGGTGGAGACGGGCGACGCGCTGTGCGCCCACGACTTCGCGTGCCTCGTGGGCTACTCGGCGAGCGGCATCTACCCCTACATGGCCCATGACTGCATCCGCGAGCTTGTGGACAGGGGAGAGATCGACCTGCCCGGAGACGAGGCCGTGGCCAACTACGACCGCGCCGTGACGGCTGGCATCACCTCGATCATGTCCAAGATGGGCATCTCGACCATGCAGGGCTACCACTCCGCGCAGATCTTCGAGATCATCGGCCTGGCAGACGAGCTCGTGGACCGCTACTTCACCTCCACCACCACGAGCGTGGGAGGACTCTCCGTGGAGGGCGTGCAGCGCGAGCAGAACGAGCGCTACGACGCCGCGGTGGCGCTTGCCAAGAGCCCGTCTCCCAACCAGCTGCCGAGCCTGGGCCTCACGAAGTGGCGCCCGCTTGGGGGCGAGGAGCACCTCATCGAGCCGCGCGCCATCTACCTGCTGCAGCGCGCGTGCACAGAGGGCGACATGGACCTCTTCCGCAAGTACGGCGAGGTCATCCACCGTGCCGGCCGCACCGTGACCCTGCGAGACCTGCTCGAGTTCGATGACTCCGGCCGCACGCCGGTGCCGCTCGACGAGGTCGAGCCCGTCTCGTCCATCGTGCGCCGCTTCAACACGGGCGCCATGAGCTACGGCTCCATCTCCAAGGAGGCCCACGAGACGCTCGCCATCGCCATGAACCGCCTGCACGGGCGCTCCAACACCGGCGAGGGCGGCGAGGACCCGGCCCGCGAGGTGCCACTTCCCAACGGCGACTCGCGCAAGAGCGCCATCAAGCAGGTGGCGAGTGGCCGCTTTGGCGTCACGAGCCGCTACCTGTCGAGCGCCATCGAGGTCCAGATCAAGATGGCCCAGGGCGCCAAGCCCGGCGAGGGCGGGCACCTGCCCGGCAAGAAGGTCTACCCCTGGATCGCCGAGGTGCGCCAGTCCACGCCCGGCGTGGGCCTCATCTCGCCGCCGCCGCACCACGACATCTACTCCATCGAGGACCTCGCCGAGCTCATCTTCGACCTCAAGAACGCAAACCCCGGTGCCCGCATCTCCGTGAAGCTGTGCGCGCTGGCCGGCGTGGGCACCATCGCCACGGGCGTGGCCAAGGGTGGTGCCGACAAGATCACCATCAGCGGCCACAACGGCGGCACGGGCGCGGCCCCTCGCGACTCCATCTGGCACGCCGGCATCCCGTTTGAGATCGGCCTGGCCGAGACGCAGCAGACGCTGCTCAAGAACGGCCTGCGCAGCCGCGTGGTGGTCGAGACGGACGGCAAGCTCATGGACGGCCGCGACGTGGCCATCGCAGCGCTTCTCGGCGCCGAGGAGTTTGGCTTCGCCACGATGCCGCTCGTGGCCATGGGCTGCCTCATGCAGCGCGACTGCCAGCAGGACACCTGCCCGGCCGGCATCGCCACGCAGAACTGCAAGCTGCGCGGCCGCTTCACCGGCACGCCCGAGCAGGTCGTGAACTTCATGGAGTTCACCGCCGCCGAGCTCCGCGAGATCATGGCGCGCCTGGGATTCCGCACCGTCGACGAGATGGTGGGACACCCCGAGTGCCTGCGCCAGGTGAAGGTGCCGGGCAACTGGAAGGCCAACGAGGTCGACCTGTCCCGCGTGCTCGCGAGCGCCACGAATGAGTTTGGCAAGGCCATCCCGGGTGCGGAAGGCAGGCACTTCCTGTCCAGCATGGCGCCCGACCTCGAGATCGAGCGCACGCTCGACGCCACGCTGCTCGTGCCCTACACGGCCGAGGCCCGCAAGCACCTCGAGCCCATCCGCTTCCACGCCGACATCGACAACGTGAACCGCTGCGTGGGCACGATGCTTGGCCACGAGGTCACGGCGGCGCACCCCGAGGGCCTGCCCGACGAGTCGATCGTGGTGGACTGCACGGGCTCGGGCGGCCAGAGCTTCGGCGCGTTTTTGCCGAGCGGCGTCACGCTCAACATCGAGGGCGATGCCAACGACTACTTTGGCAAGGGCCTCTCCGGCGGCACGCTCACCGTGCGCCCGCCCGAGCGCGCCAACTACAAGTTCGACGAAAACATCATCGTGGGCAACGTGGCGTTCTATGGCGCCACGAGCGGCAAGGGCTTCGTGAACGGCCTGGCCGGCCAGCGCTTCGCCGTGCGCAACTCCGGCGCCACCGTCGTGGTGGAGGGCGTGGGCAACCACGGCTGCGAGTACATGACCGGCGGCGTGGCGCTCGTGCTGGGCGAGGTTGGCCTCAACTTCGCGGCGGGCATGAGCGGTGGCGTGGCCTACGTCTTCGACGAGTTCGGCACGCTCGCCAGCCGCTGCAACACCGACATGGTGGACCTCAAGGCGCCCAGCGCAGACGAGCTCGACCTCATCCACTCGCTCGTGGAGGAGCACGTGGCGCGTACGAGCAGCCCGCGCGGCATCAAGATGCTCTATCGCTTCGACGCCTACAAGGGCAAGTTCGTGAAGGTCATTCCGCGCGACTACGAGCGCGTTCTCGAGGCGGTTGCCGAGGCCGAGGGCCAGGGCATGTCTCACGAGGAGGCCCTGCAGGTGGCCTTCGACAAGATCACGGGGAGGAACTAG